One Glycine max cultivar Williams 82 chromosome 8, Glycine_max_v4.0, whole genome shotgun sequence genomic window, TCtaaatttaaacttatattttgAATGTTTGATAGCctacataattttaatttaataaaatcagtaatataatatttgatataaataaaaaagaaattgtccTCCAAATTTAACTATAGTGTAGTCtagtttttcatttataatgtaaaataaaagcCATAGTCTCCCTCTCTTAAGCCCTGAACCCTCATCTCCAATCTGCAAATCCAACTAACATGGGAAGCCAGCAAGCCGCCGTGTCGTTCCTGACGAACCTGGCCCGCGCCGCTTTCGGGCTGGGCGCCTCCGCGACCCTATTGAGCTCCTCCCTCTACACCGTCGATGGCGGGCAGCGCGCCGTCCTCTTCGACCGTTTCCGGGGCATCCTCGACGAGACCGTCGGCGAGGGGACCCACTTCCTCATCCCGTGGGTCCAGAAACCCTACATCTTCGACATCCGCACCCGCCCCCACACCTTCTCCTCCGTCTCCGGAACAAAAGACCTCCAGATGGTTAACCTAACCCTCCGCGTCCTCTCCCGCCCCGACACCGACAAGCTCTCCCTCATCGTCCAGAACCTGGGCCTCGAGTACGACGAGAAAGTCCTCCCCTCCATCGGCAACGAGGTTCTCAAAGCCGTCGTCGCGCAGTTCAACGCCGACCAGCTCCTCACCGACCGTCCCCACGTGTCGGCGCTCGTGCGCGACGGCTTAATCCGTCGCGCACGAGACTTTAACATTTTACTCGATGACGTTGCGATCACGCATCTGTCTTATGGCGCGGAGTTTTCTCGTGCCGTGGAGCAGAAGCAGGTGGCTCAGCAGGAGGCCGAGAGGTCGAAGTTTGTGGTGATGAAGGCCGAGCAGGAGAGGCGGGCGGCGATTATTAGGGCGGAGGGAGAGAGTGACGCGGCGAAGCTGATTTCGGATGCCACTGCGTCCGCCGGGATGGGGCTGATTGAGCTCAGGAGGATTGAGGCGTCTAGGGAGGTCGCTGCCACGCTGGCCAAGTCGCCGAACGTGGCCTACTTGCCTGGAGGGAAGAACTTGCTCATGGCGCTCAATGCCGGTGGACGTTGATTCATGTATCTCTGTGTGTGGTAATTGATCTTGTTGTTGTTGACCTTTTGGtttgatgtttgtttgtttaataTAACTTGTTTAGTTTAATAGATATGCATTGTTTTGTGTCTGTGG contains:
- the LOC100791896 gene encoding prohibitin-3, mitochondrial, which gives rise to MGSQQAAVSFLTNLARAAFGLGASATLLSSSLYTVDGGQRAVLFDRFRGILDETVGEGTHFLIPWVQKPYIFDIRTRPHTFSSVSGTKDLQMVNLTLRVLSRPDTDKLSLIVQNLGLEYDEKVLPSIGNEVLKAVVAQFNADQLLTDRPHVSALVRDGLIRRARDFNILLDDVAITHLSYGAEFSRAVEQKQVAQQEAERSKFVVMKAEQERRAAIIRAEGESDAAKLISDATASAGMGLIELRRIEASREVAATLAKSPNVAYLPGGKNLLMALNAGGR